AAGAATTCAATAGGAATCGGAATCTGcattgatataaataataaaaattattcagGACTAGCAACTAAACAGACAACAAACTGTACTCCTACTTTTTTTTGGATGGAAAAATGAACCATCTTAAAAACTATCTTTATTATTCTAAAAGACATAAAATTGTTATCAGGACCGTCTCAACTTTTTGGAGGCTAGTCATGGTTCAACCATGTCAAATTAATTAGAGGTTTTATTTAACTCCATTTTAATACCGGAAAGAATTTATGAGGTCTTGTGCAATAGTCTGCCTTACACACCCTTAAAGACGGTCCTGATTGTTATGCATGAGCCATAACATTCTGTAAAAGATCTAGTACTTTCTATACTAAAAACCAAAAATATCAAAGACAAATAATACACAAGCATGTTAATTACGGAAAGACGCTTTCTATTTTCATTTgccaaaaataaaaatgatagaaGAAAAACCATTTTCCACGTTAAGACAAAAGAGTCAGGGCAGCACCAGGTGTTACTATTAAGGTCCAAACTTCAAAAAAGAGCATTCATTTTACATGTTCACGTGTGTCTCCTAGCCAGCAAACCATCAATTTCTACACAAATCATGGTTTCTCTTTGCCTACGTAAAACATTTTCTTCTATAAAATATCTTTCATTCACCAACACATACCAATAACAACCTCTTTCTTTTGCATTCTCAACTATCACCTATATATATCCCTTATCTTCCCAGTTACTCTCACACCCTTCTAACATAGCTCTCTCCAACCTTTCTTCTCATTCTCATCTTTCCGTGCTTCAGAGGTTGTATAGAAACAAAGGATCTGAGTTGATCCTCTGTGTCTGTCCAACCTCTTTCTATTTCTTTGATCTCGGATTTTTCTGCTAGATCTTCTCGATTCGATCCAACGTATTTGTCCAACTAAAACAATGGTTTCTGAGAAGACGAACCAATCGAAGAACGTGTGTGTGATTGGAGCCGGACCATCAGGCATAGTAGCGGCACGCGAGTTAAGAAAAGAAGGTCACAAAGTAATAGTCTTGGAACAAAACCATGACATTGGAGGACAATGGTTATACGACGATCAAAATGTCGAAGGAGAGGATCCGTTAGGAAGAAACCCTTTTCTAAAACTTCATAGCAGTGTCTACAGCTCTTTAAGAGTAGCATCTCCAAGGGAAGTGATGGGATACACAGACTTTCCATTTTTGATCAAGAAAGATAGAGACATGAGGAGGTTTCCTAGCCATGTGGAAGTGCTTAGGTATCTGCAGGATTTTTGTGAGTGGTTTGGGTTGAGAGAGATGATAAAGTTCAACACAAGGGTTGAACATGTTGGAATGTTGGATGATAATGGTGGGTGTAGAAATGATTCAAAATGGATTGTTAGAAGCAAAGAGAAGAATTGTGATAAGGCTGTGGAAGAAGTTTTTGATGCAGTTGTTGTTGCCACTGGTCATTACTCTCAACCAAAATTGCCATCCATTAAAGGTAACATTACCTAATCTCTTCAATCTAGTTATccatttatttcataaaatagatTAAGAATTTGATTATGAATTTATGTAGTTAATCATATATATTAATCTCCGGCCGCAATACTACTGATGCAGTAGTTTCTTCTGCAATATCATGTCCCAATTGCAGCGTGAATTAAAATCACGCCAATAACTGCATCAGATAATTTTGTCATGTTGTTCAATATTGCTGATGTAGTAGTTTCTGCAACATCATGTCACAATTGCAGTGCGAATTAAAATCACACCAGTAACCGCATCAGATAATTTTGGCCATGCTGTTTTGTTGTTCtcaccaaaaattaaaattttaggaACATGAATCTCAATCTTCTTTATATGTATTTAAAAATCTTAACTGTAACAGCTACAATATGCATAGCAAAAACTACAATGATTGCAATTGCAAAACCTGTGAGTTAACAAGGATGCATaagatatttttttattcttgtcTTTTGTGAAACACAGGAATGGATACATGGAAAAGAAAACAAATGCACAGTCACATTTACAGGACTCCAGAACCATTCCACAATGaggtataatattttttatacgaaaactttgtttactttttaacaaataaataaagcaaGGACACTCAAATGCTTAATCTTAATTTAAGGTAACTAAATTTGGATTTCACAGGTTGTGGTGTTAGTTGGGAACTCCTTTAGTGGACAAGATATAGCAATAGAGCTAGTGGGAGTAGCAAAGGAAATCCATATAAGTTCAAGATCTCTTAATACTATAACTGAAGGGTTGTCTAAAATCATATCCAAACATGATTCCTTACATCTTCATCCACAGGTATAAATAATTCTAATctcaaattaaagaaaaaaaaaattaaatttcatcaATAAAATATGGACACCAGAAACACTAATATTGACACGTCGATATTAATAATAACTTGAAAAAGACACGGACACGGACAcaaacatattttttatcaaatgtgTCGATTTTAAACACAAACACTGATATAGACATACCTTTTTTTAGAGGTGTCAGTTCAGACACAGATATTGACACTAATGCACTTTATTCAGAGGTACCAGTTTCAGACACAAATACTAACACGGAcatatttttattcaaagatGTCGGTACTATACATAATttacataattttattatttatgattaaataagaTTAATTGATGCTTTGTGCAGATTGAAACACTTGAAGAGGATGGAAGGGTGATTTTCAAGGATGGTTCTTGGCTTAAAGCAGACACTATTGTGTACTGTACAGGGTAAGTCCCTACATTATCACCAGACAAATTAAGCTGTCAAAAGAAATGATTGATTATTAAACAAAATCTACAATTAAAGAGCAAAATCAATCTTCTAAACTTGACTAAGTTAGGTGAAAAAGATACCATGATTGAATAATTATGAACTTTATTACCTTAATTATTTCAATGTGGGCACTATGTCTAGCTATGTTTTTTAATATTTCCTTTTAAAGTAATTTAGAAGTGTCATACTAATAATCGAAGATGTTTCAAAATTCATCAATTGGTTGTTTTGTAGGTACTCCTATAGCTTCCCTTTTCTTGACACCAAAGGAATGGTGGTTGTTGATGATGACAGAGTAGGGCCTTTGTTTGAGCACACTTTTCCACCTTCTCTTGCTCCATCTCTTTCATTCATAGGTATCCCTAAAAAGGTAAACTACCCTAAAATTCATTAATTTCAAAAGTATTTTTAATCTATGGAGCACTAACACTTCATATTCAAGACATGTTTGGCATCCGACACATATTACTCAATAGtataaatgatatttatgataatAGAAAGCGTGTCTGATGTCTGACATCAACATATCTAACAATATTTAGCTAATTCAATTTCTTAAATTATTAACGATGTTGACGTATCACTGTGGGGTCTACGTCAGTGTttcatactccctccgtctcataataaatgttatatttgagcaatgcgcggtttttaagaaaatgattggatgtgttggttttagtaaaaaagttaatgtcatttactagaatacccctattaatagtagttgaataacgtgaaagttaataaatagggatataatagtggaaaaataataatgatttatgcattggaattgtaaatggacaattaatttgagacaaaaaaaaagtgcaaatgagacacttattatgagacggagggagtaacaaGTTGGTATCTGACGTTAATATGATATTTATGATAAAAGAAGATGTGTCTGGTGTCTGACATGTGTCGTGTCTGCATCGACACATCTCACAATACTCATCAATGTATATTATACTAATAGTAGTTTACACTGCAGATCTTAGGATTCCCTTTCTTTGAGTCCCAAGCAATGTGGGTAGCTCAACTGCTTTCTGGGAAAAAAGCATTACCATCATGGGATGAAATGATGAAATCCATCAAAGAATTATACCATTCAAAAGAAGTAGCAGGCATTCCTACTCATGATATTGGAGACTTTgaggtaaaataaaaaatatattttttttttatcaaaataatataatcacTTATTTGGCTTACACTTCAAAATATaaactaatataaaaaaaatgaaatcatTTTGCAGTATTGTGACAAATATGGAGAGAATGTAGGACTTCCACCATTACAAGAATGGAGAAAAACGCTGTGCATTACATCCATTGTTAACTCTATTGTCAACTTGGAGACATTTAGAGATTCGTGGGATGATGATGAGTTGCTTCAAGAGGCACTTAAAAGTCCTCACTTCACTCAATTTGGACTTGaagattgattttttttctcCGAATCTAAGAtatgtagaaataaaatttaaataaaaagtttatttaaataaatctgTAAAAGGTTTATGCATGTGTTCAATTATAATTATCTATTGTATGGTGTAGTGACTTTCCAACATAAATAATAGTGTATGGTGACATAAGGTTGAATATTTGTATCAAACTCTATGATGGAGTATTCAAATCTTTCTTTTACAaagcaaaacaaaaagaaacaaaaacaaaattaaattattgtAATTCAAGGGATCCGCCTCATTAATATGGGGAGGTCatacatttttttcatttttaggcTTTTAGAGATGTAATGTCCACAGATCTCTTTGTCTCAGTTTTTATACGGCGGGTCAAGATTTTAGCTCTGCATCATCTACTATCTTCACTTTGTTCCACCACATTTTTAGCAGACTTTTATGGACCGAGTTTAAACGATGAGAGCATGACTATTTGCCACCCTTAATTTTGAGGAGGATGATGTGTTGTAAAagaatttaactttgtaatgatccttgtacggatatatacaaagtattatcttgaaagatgttttgaaa
This DNA window, taken from Vicia villosa cultivar HV-30 ecotype Madison, WI unplaced genomic scaffold, Vvil1.0 ctg.001041F_1_1, whole genome shotgun sequence, encodes the following:
- the LOC131632837 gene encoding flavin-containing monooxygenase FMO GS-OX-like 9 — translated: MVSEKTNQSKNVCVIGAGPSGIVAARELRKEGHKVIVLEQNHDIGGQWLYDDQNVEGEDPLGRNPFLKLHSSVYSSLRVASPREVMGYTDFPFLIKKDRDMRRFPSHVEVLRYLQDFCEWFGLREMIKFNTRVEHVGMLDDNGGCRNDSKWIVRSKEKNCDKAVEEVFDAVVVATGHYSQPKLPSIKGMDTWKRKQMHSHIYRTPEPFHNEVVVLVGNSFSGQDIAIELVGVAKEIHISSRSLNTITEGLSKIISKHDSLHLHPQIETLEEDGRVIFKDGSWLKADTIVYCTGYSYSFPFLDTKGMVVVDDDRVGPLFEHTFPPSLAPSLSFIGIPKKILGFPFFESQAMWVAQLLSGKKALPSWDEMMKSIKELYHSKEVAGIPTHDIGDFEYCDKYGENVGLPPLQEWRKTLCITSIVNSIVNLETFRDSWDDDELLQEALKSPHFTQFGLED